GTAGCCATATCAGGTGAAAAAACTGACGGTCATTTATTTATTGAAGAAGCAATAAAAAAAGGTAGCATTGCGGTTGTGTATGAAAAAGAGGACTTCAAATCTGATGATGAATCTGTTACATGGATAAGAGTAAATGACAGCAGAGATGCTCTTGCCTGGATCAGTTCAAGATTTTATGGAGTATGTGGAAAACTTAAAATTATTGGAATAACAGGAACAAATGGAAAAACTACAACTTCCTATTTAATCAGGCAGATATTAAGAAAATATGGTAAAAAAACAGGAGTTATAGGAACAATCAAATATTTGATTGAAGATGAAGAAAAAGCAGCACCTCATACAACTCCAGAAGCTCCTGAGTTTCATGGACTTCTCTATGAGATGTTTCAAAAAGGTGTAGAATATGTGATTTCAGAAGTTTCTTCCCATGCCCTTTCCTTAAAAAGAGTTGACTATACTGAATTTGATGTGGCTGTATTTACAAATCTTTCAAGAGATCATCTTGACTTTCATAAAAACATGGAAGATTATTTTCAAGCCAAAAAAAGGCTTTTTACAGATTTACTTAAAAAAGAAGGGATAGCTGTTATAAACATAGATGATGAATACGGAAGAAGAATTGCTCAGGAAGTAAACAATAAAAAAATTTCATATTCTCTGAAAAATCCTCAGGCAGATGTTTATGTAAAAGGGTACCGGTTGAACTTTAAGGGAACTGAGATAACTCTCTCTATTCAAGGGAATGAAATCTGCATAAAAACTTCTCTTTTAGGCATTCCAAATATTTATAACATCGCATCTGCTATTTCTGTTGCATATGCTTTAAATGTACCCATTGATACTATTGTTTCTGCTATTCAAGAGGCAAAATCTCCAGAGGGAAGATTTGAATGTATTGATGAAGGACAGGACTTTCTTGTTTTTGTCGATTATGCTCATACTCCAGATGCTCTTGAAAGATTGCTTTTGAGTGTTAGAAAACTAAAAGAGGAACTTTCAAAGGCAGGTAGAATAATAACAGTTTTTGGCTGTGGTGGTAATAGAGATAGAGGTAAAAGACCTCAGATGGGAAGAATCGCCACTGAGCTTAGTGATCTGGTTATTCTTACTTCAGATAATCCAAGATGGGAAGAACCAAGAGAGATTATTAAAGATATTGAGGAAGGTATTGTTAAAGATAACTATATTGTTGTACCTGACAGAGAGATGAGCCTGTGGATTGCAACTAAAATATGCAAAAGAGGAGATATTTTAGTTGTAGCGGGTAAAGGTCATGAAGACTATCAGGAAATAAAAGGACAGAGACATCATTTCAGTGATAAAGAAGTTTTAATAAAAGCTTTAAAAGGATTGAAATAAGCCATGTTTACGATTGAAGATTTAATAAAAGCTACAGGAGGTAAGTTAATTTCCCGAGGGAAAGAAGAGATATTTCAGGCAGCATCAATTGATACAAGAACGATAAGTGAGAATGATTTATTTTTTGCTTTGAAAGGCTCTAAAAGAGATGGTCATGATTTTCTCAATGAAGCATTACAAAAAGCTCGTGGTGCGGTCATTTCTAAAAAAATAGATTTGAATTTTCAGGATAAAACAGTTGTTATGGTTGATGATACACTTAAAGCATTACAGGATTTGGCAAGATACTTAAGGAAAAAATTTAGAGGAAAAGTTATTGCAGTTATTGGAAGCAATGGAAAAACAACAACAAAGGAATTAATTGCCAGTTTTCTGGCGACAAAATATAAGATTCTCAAGACAGAGGGAAATTTCAATAATAACATAGGAGTACCGCTTTGTTTAAGTAAAATTGAAAGTGACACTGAAATAATGGTTCTTGAGCTGGGTACAAACAGGTATGGAGACATAAAAGAACTTTGTGAAATTGTGTATCCCGATTATGCATTAATAACCAATATTGGATATGAGCACATTGAAGGATTTGGCTCTCTTGAAGGAGTAAGAAAAGGAGAACTTGAGATACTTCCCTTTGTTAAAAAAGTTTTTGCAAATGGTGATGACAGTTTTCTTATTGAAGGACTTAGAGATTTTAAAGGAGAGATTCTCACATTCGGATTGAACAGTGATTGTGACTATAGAGCTGAAAATATTAACTTTTATGATGATTACTTAGAGTTTGATTTTTGTACTGACATTGCAAGTTTTACTGTGAAAACTTCTTTAACAGGTTTTTACAATGTTTATAACTTAACAGGAGCAATAGCTGTTGCTACTTTCTTAGGTATTTCTAAGTGTATGATCAAGAATGTTGCAGAACTTTTCAGTCCTGTAAAGATGCGTGGAGAAATAATAAAAATCAACGGAATTGAAGTATTTTTTGATGCTTACAATGCCAATCCATCTTCTATGAAAGCAGCTTTACAGGAACTGGCAAGGAGAAAAAAGGAACGAAAAGCTATTGCTGTACTTGGTGATATGCTTGAACTTGGTGAGTTCACTCAATTAGCTCATGAAGAAGTCGGTAAATGGATTAAAGAGATGGGAATTGATGTTTTCATTGGAGTTGGCAGTTTTATCAGGAATGCTTTAAGATATGTTGATGGAGAGGTTTTTGATAATCCCCAGAGAGCAGGTGAGTTTTTGAGTAGTCAACTTAAGGGTAATGAGATTATTTTGATAAAAGGCTCAAGAGCAATGAAGATGGAAATTATTCTCGATATTTTACTGAAGGAGAAACGCAATGCTTTATGAAATTTTATACAGTTTGAGTGACCAGATTTCAGTATTTAATGTATTTAAATATATTACTTTCCGTACAATGCTTGCTATACTTACATCTTTCTTTTTCACAT
The nucleotide sequence above comes from Thermodesulfovibrio aggregans. Encoded proteins:
- a CDS encoding UDP-N-acetylmuramoyl-tripeptide--D-alanyl-D-alanine ligase — protein: MFTIEDLIKATGGKLISRGKEEIFQAASIDTRTISENDLFFALKGSKRDGHDFLNEALQKARGAVISKKIDLNFQDKTVVMVDDTLKALQDLARYLRKKFRGKVIAVIGSNGKTTTKELIASFLATKYKILKTEGNFNNNIGVPLCLSKIESDTEIMVLELGTNRYGDIKELCEIVYPDYALITNIGYEHIEGFGSLEGVRKGELEILPFVKKVFANGDDSFLIEGLRDFKGEILTFGLNSDCDYRAENINFYDDYLEFDFCTDIASFTVKTSLTGFYNVYNLTGAIAVATFLGISKCMIKNVAELFSPVKMRGEIIKINGIEVFFDAYNANPSSMKAALQELARRKKERKAIAVLGDMLELGEFTQLAHEEVGKWIKEMGIDVFIGVGSFIRNALRYVDGEVFDNPQRAGEFLSSQLKGNEIILIKGSRAMKMEIILDILLKEKRNAL
- a CDS encoding UDP-N-acetylmuramoyl-L-alanyl-D-glutamate--2,6-diaminopimelate ligase, whose product is MILRELLREDFHVTGNIDKEITHISYNSKDIKEASLFVAISGEKTDGHLFIEEAIKKGSIAVVYEKEDFKSDDESVTWIRVNDSRDALAWISSRFYGVCGKLKIIGITGTNGKTTTSYLIRQILRKYGKKTGVIGTIKYLIEDEEKAAPHTTPEAPEFHGLLYEMFQKGVEYVISEVSSHALSLKRVDYTEFDVAVFTNLSRDHLDFHKNMEDYFQAKKRLFTDLLKKEGIAVINIDDEYGRRIAQEVNNKKISYSLKNPQADVYVKGYRLNFKGTEITLSIQGNEICIKTSLLGIPNIYNIASAISVAYALNVPIDTIVSAIQEAKSPEGRFECIDEGQDFLVFVDYAHTPDALERLLLSVRKLKEELSKAGRIITVFGCGGNRDRGKRPQMGRIATELSDLVILTSDNPRWEEPREIIKDIEEGIVKDNYIVVPDREMSLWIATKICKRGDILVVAGKGHEDYQEIKGQRHHFSDKEVLIKALKGLK